The proteins below are encoded in one region of Papilio machaon chromosome 27, ilPapMach1.1, whole genome shotgun sequence:
- the LOC106708043 gene encoding uncharacterized protein LOC106708043, giving the protein MPRRGNEIETPITPKKKKITEECASLDASFFDDEALPPGIVFTDVQLKKWRIGKPIGRGSFGRIYLASDEVDKEVTKQNARYVVKIEPHTNGPLFVEIHCLIRTAQASKVKTWCQENKLKRLGMPIYIASGSFTEESTGIKYRFLVLPRYDIDLQKIIARTRTLDLKNVLVLSIQILDILEYLHNQGYTHSDIKSSNLMIGFDSNKVMKAITPKSTQSFQKNTKQVVLIPEKHKKPKTSRSRSSNYYNDEDYVVSQRTPEICKDDKRLVSVKNKLRKIFTEKDKGKLHRQHAFNLRHLSNYVNYEDLSSVCSDRSYQKLLDDFGNKSLLSVVETFKDGKKSENIDLELQMDQIYKDAILSQSNGQIYLLDYGLASKFLDSKGNHKDFGMDARKAHDGTLEYSSRDSHIGAHSRRSDLETLGYNMLDWLTGTLPWKTSEVLADPDLVHAVKKNFMNDIKTLLKTCFKTEFYPQFMEKYLQYITSLDFTEKPDYDYCRNLFKSEMIRNGYTFNREMNINFAEPSLSPISRSKLGYSKRFGRKNTPPDFLSRNGIKKTYERENVCSLENGLKLELLKHTLNTSSEGVRKPCSSRNFFISDADLVARLKKSLMPHDVLGKKLSPKNLRSKQKNITKRKGARRHRNSIGKFGNLMGSARQFTWAEILAGNPEDIIRKDRNPATNADVEDDSTCKYRIRKLSNASSTNCDGSLQSPLMQKDYLQGLNPTYAMKEVLANFKKKLSGKTFKEPEECPPGLEGYTPIMIKLHKLKEKREAKEKLELLKQNSESKEFKKEPRCTRSMSNIERPVRRSARNKPVNGSHVKTSDIRNSSEQVPVAIKSNDEIKSPRTRSATNKKVVTISDTKKTGQTSMYTNS; this is encoded by the exons ATGCCTCGTCGTGGTAACGAAATAGAAACACCTATAACACCgaagaagaaaaagataaCGGAAGAATGTGCAAGTTTAGATGCATCTTTCTTCGATGATGAAGCATTGCCTCCTGGTATTGTCTTTACTGATGTCCAGTTGAAAAAGTGGCGAATCGGAAAGCCTATTG GTAGAGGTAGTTTTGGTAGAATTTACCTTGCATCAGATGAGGTGGATAAAGAAGTTACAAAACAGAATGCCAGATATGTTGTGAAAATTGAACCACACACAAACGGCCCACTGTTCGTCGAAATACATTGTTTAATTAGAACAGCGCAAGCTTCTAAAG ttaAAACATGGTGTCAAGAAAATAAGCTAAAACGACTTGGTATGCCTATTTATATAGCAAGTGGGTCCTTTACTGAAGAAAGTAccggaataaaatatagatttctAGTCTTACCCAGATATGATattgatttacaaaaaatcataGCCAGGACGAGAACTCTGGACTTAAAAAATGTTCTAGTTCtttctatacaaatattagatattttagaATACTTGCATAATCAAGGTTACACACATTCAGATATCAAAAgttcaaatttaatgattGGTTTTGACAGTAATAAAGTTATGAAAGCCATTACTCCTAAATCAACTCAAAGTTTTCAAAAAAACACCAAACAGGTTGTCCTTATTCCTGAAAAGCATAAGAAACCTAAAACAAGTCGTTCCCGATCTTCAAATTATTACAACGACGAAGATTATGTAGTCAGTCAACGAACACCAGAGATTTGTAAAGATGACAAAAGATTGGTCAGTGTCAAGAATAAGCTAAGGAAAATTTTTACTGAAAAAGATAAAGGAAAATTACATAGACAACATGCATTTAATTTGAGACATTTATCCAATTACGTTAACTATGAAGATTTAAGTTCGGTGTGTTCTGATAGGTCATACCAAAAGTTGTTGGATGATTTTGGTAACAAAAGTTTACTAAGTGTGGTTGAAACATTTAAAGACGGGAAAAAATCAGAAAATATAGATTTAGAATTGCAAATGGATCAAATATACAAAGATGCAATTCTGTCTCAATCAAATggacaaatatatttactagatTATGGTCTAGCATCAAAATTCTTAGACTCCAAAGGTAATCATAAAGATTTTGGTATGGATGCAAGGAAAGCTCATGATGGAACTCTTGAATATAGTTCTAGAGATTCTCATATTGGAGCTCACTCTAGAAGATCTGATTTGGAAACCCTAGGGTACAATATGCTGGATTGGCTTACAGGCACTCTGCCGTGGAAAACCTCGGAGGTTCTTGCCGATCCAGATTTAGTACATGcagtaaagaaaaactttatgaatgacattaaaactttactaaaaacatgttttaaaactgaATTTTATCCACAATTCATGGAAAAGTATCTTCAGTATATCACAAGTTTAGATTTCACAGAAAAACCTGATTATGATTAttgtagaaatttatttaaaagtgaaatGATAAGAAATGGTTATACATTTAATAGAGAAATGAATATCAATTTTGCTGAGCCATCTCTATCACCAATAAGCCGTAGTAAATTAGGTTACTCAAAGAGGTTTGGAAGGAAAAATACACCTCCTGATTTCCTATCTAGGAACGGTATTAAGAAAACTTATGAGAGAGAAAATGTGTGTTCATTAGAGAATGGTcttaaattagaattattgAAACATACATTAAATACGTCCAGTGAAGGTGTACGCAAGCCGTGTTCATCGCGCAACTTTTTCATATCCGACGCGGATTTAGTTGcccgtttaaaaaaatccttaatgCCGCATGATGTGTTAGGAAAGAAACTATCACCGAAGAATTTGAGATctaaacaaaagaatataacAAAGCGCAAAGGAGCAAGACGTCACAGGAATAGTATTGGCAAATTTGGTAATTTAATGGGATCGGCAAGACAGTTTACATGGGCTGAAATCTTAGCTGGCAATCCGGAAGATATAATCAGGAAGGATCGTAATCCTGCGACTAATGCTGATGTGGAGGATGACTCAACCTGCAAGTATAGGATTAGAAAACTATCAAATGCATCATCCACAAATTGTGACGGAAGCCTTCAGTCACCGTTAATGCAAAAAGATTACCTACAAGGCTTAAACCCAACATATGCTATGAAAGAAGTATTAGCAAATTTCAAGAAGAAACTTTCCGGAAAAACGTTTAAAGAACCAGAAGAATGTCCACCTGGTTTAGAGGGTTATACTCcgataatgataaaattacacaaattgaaagaaaagagAGAAGCAAAAGAGAAATTGGAATTACTAAAACAGAATTCAGAAAGTAAAGAATTCAAAAAGGAACCGAGATGCACAAGATCTATGTCTAACATTGAGAGACCTGTGAGAAGATCTGCAAGAAATAAACCAGTTAATGGTAGTCATGTAAAGACATCAGACATCAGAAATTCCTCCGAACAAGTGCCTGTTGCTATTAAAAGTAATGATGAAATCAAATCTCCGAGGACAAGAAGTGctacaaacaaaaaagtagTTACAATTTCTGATACTAAGAAGACTGGCCAAACAAGTATGTATACAAATTCTTAA